A window of Sodalis praecaptivus genomic DNA:
TGTAGCACGTGTGTAGCCCTACTCGTAAGGGCCATGATGACTTGACGTCATCCCCACCTTCCTCCGGTTTATCACCGGCAGTCTCCTTTGAGTTCCCGACCGAATCGCTGGCAACAAAGGATAAGGGTTGCGCTCGTTGCGGGACTTAACCCAACATTTCACAACACGAGCTGACGACAGCCATGCAGCACCTGTCTCAGAGCTCCCGAAGGCACCAAGGCATCTCTGCCAAGTTCTCTGGATGTCAAGAGTAGGTAAGGTTCTTCGCGTTGCATCGAATTAAACCACATGCTCCACCGCTTGTGCGGGCCCCCGTCAATTCATTTGAGTTTTAACCTTGCGGCCGTACTCCCCAGGCGGTCGATTTAACGCGTTAGCTCCGAAAGCCACGGCTCAAGGCCACAACCTTCAAATCGACATCGTTTACAGCGTGGACTACCAGGGTATCTAATCCTGTTTGCTCCCCACGCTTTCGTACCTGAGCGTCAGTCTTCGTCCAGGGGGCCGCCTTCGCCACCGGTATTCCTCCAGATCTCTACGCATTTCACCGCTACACCTGGAATTCTACCCCCCTCTACGAGACTCTAGCCTGCCAGTTTCAAATGCAGTTCCCAGGTTGAGCCCGGGGATTTCACATCTGACTTAACAGACCGCCTGCGTACGCTTTACGCCCAGTAATTCCGATTAACGCTCGCACCCTCCGTATTACCGCGGCTGCTGGCACGGAGTTAGCCGGTGCTTCTTCTGCGGGTAACGTCAATCGATGGCGCTATTTACGCCATCGCCTTCCTCCCCGCTGAAAGTGCTTTACAACCCGAAGGCCTTCTTCACACACGCGGCATGGCTGCATCAGGGTTTCCCCCATTGTGCAATATTCCCCACTGCTGCCTCCCGTAGGAGTCTGGACCGTGTCTCAGTTCCAGTGTGGCTGGTCATCCTCTCAGACCAGCTAGGGATCGTCGCCTAGGTGAGCCATTACCCCACCTACTAGCTAATCCCATCTGGGTTCATCCGATGGTGTGAGGCCCGAAGGTCCCCCACTTTGGTCTTGCGACGTTATGCGGTATTAGCTACCGTTTCCAGTAGTTATCCCCCTCCATCGGGCAGATCCCCAGACATTACTCACCCGTCCGCCGCTCGCCGGCAAAGAAGCAAGCTTCTTTCCGCTGCCGCTCGACTTGCATGTGTTAGGCCTGCCGCCAGCGTTCAATCTGAGCCATGATCAAACTCTTCAATTAAAAGCTTGATGCTCAAAGAATTAAAACTGGTATTCGTATGAATATTCGTTGTTCACTCTTCAAGACTTGATATTTCGTGTATCGATATCGTCTTGTGAGTGCCCACACAGATTGTCTGATAAATTGTTAAAGAGCGTGGCCGGGAGGGTATTTTCTCTACCGGCGCGGGTGGCGTATATTACGCTTTTCCGCTGTAGAGTCAAGCTTTTATTTGCCCTTCGCGGGTCGCTTGCCTCTGGCTGAGCCGGTAAGTCGCAACGACTGTTCCCGGTCAGTGGAGGCGCATTATAGGGCCTTCACGGCCGGTGACAAGCGCTAATTGCAACTTTTTCGTCGACTGGCGATAAATTAAACGAAGCACTCTTTTTTCCCCGCCCGTTTATCCACCGGAACCTATTTTTCAGTCAACTCTGACGCCGACGGAGGGAAAAATTCATTTTTTTGCTCGCTGGTGAAAGGTTTCCACCTCCGGCACGTGCGCGGGGTGAGGCTGGCATCGCGATCGCGGATCGCGAAGAGGGAGTAAGAGAGACGAAACGCCAGCGGCCTAGGCGTCAACGGTGAGGACAGCACAATGGGACAGGTCGGGTTAACGCCGTGTCCTAGCCAAACGGCATGGTCCGTTGCTTGGCATTGTCGGTGGTTAGGCATGGCCTGCTATGAAAGACCTGGCCGCTAAAAAGGCATAGCCTGTTGGTAGAGGCATGGGCTGCTGTTAGAGCGTAAGCTTTCCCAATGATCCGAAACCATAGCGCGTCAATGCGGGCATCAGCGCCACCGCTTGCGGCGTGGTGGCAAGGCAGTAGGCCCTGTTTGGGCCCGCTTCGCCCTGTAGGCCGTTGACATCGATATCATGTTCTACCAACCAGGCGGCGCGGCGGGCAATGGCTGAGCCGGAATCGACCAGGCGGGTTCCTTCCGGCAGTACCGACTGTAATTCTGGGCTTAACAAGGGAAAATGGGTGCAGCCCAGCACGACCGTGTCGGGGGGCTCCACCGCTCTCAACCAGGGACGAAGGAGTTTACGCAGCACCGGCAGCGGCACCATTTCACCGTGCAGTTTGGCTTCCGCCATATCCACCAGTTCGGCCGTCCCCAATTGCAAAATTTGGCAATCGCCGGCGAATTGACTGATGAGATCGTGAGTATAGCTGCGCTGCACGGTAGCGCGGGTCGCCAGTAGTCCGACGATGCCATTACGGGTAAGCCTGGCCGCCGGTTTGATGGCCGGCACCACGCCGATGATGGGGCAGGGAAAACGCTCGCGCAACGCCGGCAGTGAAATCGTGCTGGCGGTATTACAGGCAACGATGACCATATCGAGCTTATGCAGCCGCCACATCGCGCCAACGATGGCGACGACCCTATCAACAATGAACTGTTCCGGTTTCTCACCGTAGGGGAACGCCTCATTGTCAAATACGTATAGATAATGGGCATCCGGCAAGGTTTGCCTGACCTCATCATAAATCGATAGGCCCCCCACGCCGGAGTCAAAGACAAGAATGGTGGGCCGTTTAGCGGTGCTGCCGTCAGAAAGCATAGGTCCCGGTGAGATAGAATTCCCGTCCTGCAGTCTGGTAGCCATAAGCTGTCTCATAATTTTTATCGAACACATTGGCAAGTCTACCACGAACCGTCAAGCGGGTTGTGAGCGGATATGACGCCGCGATATCCCAAAGACTCACGCCGCCCAGCCGTACGCGTTGATTGGTGTTGTAATTCGTATCCCAGCGCTGCCCCAAATAACGGTAATTCAGCGACCAGTCGATATTGGCCACCAACCAGTCCAGTTGATATTTCACCTGTTGTTTGGCGCGGCGCGCCAAGATTTCGTTGGTCTTGGCATCGCGCGGATCGAGGTATTCCAGCGTCACCTGGTGGGCCAGCACGCCTGTGGTAAACGAGCCCGTCCACTCAAGCCCTTTAATGCGCGCCTTGCCGATGTTGTAATAGGTTTCGCTGCCGGTATCCCACGCGATCATATCGTCTATATCATTGCGATAGGCCGATAAACGCCAGTCCAGCGGACCGGTTAAACCTTCTATTCCCCCTTCCCACTGTTTACTCTGCTCGGGATCGAGCTGTGCATTGCCGCCATAGGCGCTATAAAGCTGGCCGAGATTGGGCGCTTTATAGGCGGTGCCATAGGACAGCAGGAGGCGATAACCGTCGACGACTTCCCAGGCGGCGCTGCCCTGCCAAGTCCCGTGCCAGCCGAACTGCGAATTATTATCTTCGCGCGCCGCCCCCTCCAGAGTGACCGGGCCGTATAATTGCTGAACCGTGGCATATAAGCCGGTATTACGTTGCTGGTAGCCATCGCTGAGATAATCGGTACCGGGCTCGGTGGTCTGTTTCTGCCAATCCACCCCGGCGCTGGCGGTACCCTGTGCAATTTGCAATGTATTACCCCATTGCAGGTAATACTGCTTGGAGTCGTCCAACGTGGCGGAATCCGCATAGGGTCCATAGTGGGGATCATAGTTATAGTCTTTGGTATGGTTATAACTGAAAGACAGTTGGGAAGCATAAATCCCCTGCTGGAAACGCAGGCCGGTATCCCAGGTACGGCTGTAAAGCTGCCGGGTGTCCGGCAGCGCATCCAGATGATTGGGGTCGCTATAGGAATAGGTGCCGTCGTAGGCGCTGCGGTTGTTAAAACCGTAAGTGCGGGTGAAACCGCTGAATTGTTCGTTGAACCGATGTTCCAATGCGGCGTACAGCGTTTTGCTCATAAAGCCATCGCGATCGGGCTGGGCCGGATCGCCATAGTTATCCGGCAAGTTGGCCCGAACATCGAATCCGCGGGTATAGGTATAATTGCCCGCCAACGTGGCGGTGGTGTTTTCCCCCAATTGCTGACGGGTAGCGCCGTCATAGGTTTGGTAACCGTGGGAGCCCATACCGGCGCTAAGCGTGCTGCCGTCCTGTTCTCGGGTGGTGATGATATTTACCACGCCGCCAATCGCATCGGAACCGTAAACCGCCGAACGCGGCCCGCGAATATATTCAATGCGTTGCACCAGCGCGATGGGAATTTGGCTAAGATCGGAGGCGCCGGATATGCCCGCCTGATTCATCCGCACGCCGTCGATTAACACCAGCGCATGGCTGGCGTTGGTGCCGCGGATGAAAAGCGAACTTTGCTGGCCGAGACCGCCGTTCTGGCCGATATCCACACCCGGCAACCGGCTCAGCGCCTCGGCCACCGATTTGATCTGGGCGCGATCGATATCTTCGCGGGTGACCACGCTGACCGGCGCCAGTACCGAGGATACGGGCTGGGGAAAGCGGTTGGCGGTCACAATCAGCGCCTGGCCCCCGGCAGCCTGCGTAGCGGCATTATTATCTTGTCCCCAGCCGGAAAAGGCCGTGACGGACAGCGTCACCAGTACGGTTGTTTTTGTTTTAGACATCTCTTCGCATCCAATCGATTGGCAGGACGCCGCTGGCTACAGGTACCGGCCGTCTGCGGCGGACCCTGGAGGAGACGGCGGAAAACCGGCAGCGTCTTGGGCCGGCCCATAATCCTACCGTTCCGGCGATAAAAGTGTCCAGGGAACAAATGCGCCAGGACACTTACACGCGACAAAACTGGACATTAACGGTTTATTCCCTACAATCCCGGGCAAAAGCGGTCAATACCGCCCAATTAGCAGGAAACGACCATGACGCCACAGACGTTACCCCTCGACCAGTATGAACACCAGTTGACGGAAAAAGCGAACCGTCTGCGGCAGATGATGTTGGCGTTTCAGGCGCCCGAGGCGCAGATTTTCCGATCGCGGCCGGCGCATTATCGCATGCGGGCCGAGTTCCGCATCTGGCATGATGAGGACGATCTTTATCACATCATGTTCGATCAGCAGACCAAAGCGCGGATCCGCATCGATCATTTCATGGCCGGCAGTGCCCTCATCAATACGTTAATGACCGAGATGATGACGGCCATACGCCCTGATCCGGTGCTGCGCGCCAAGCTGTTTCAAATAGACTATCTCACGACGCTAAGCGGTGAAGCGGTCGTTACGCTCATTTATCACCGACCGCTGGACGATGCCTGGCGCGATGGCGCCGCGCGCCTGCGCGACACATTGCGCGCCCGCGGGTACCACATCCAGCTCATCGGCCGCGCCAACAAGACTAAAATATGCCTGGATCGCGATTATGTCGACGAGCGCCTGCCTGTCGCCGGCCGCACGCTTATCTACCGACAGATTGAGAACAGCTTTACCCAGCCCAATGCCGATATCAATATTCACATGCTGGAATGGGCGCTGGCGGCCACCGAGGGCGCGCAGGGTGATTTGCTGGAGCTTTACTGCGGCAACGGCAATTTTTCCCTGGCGCTGGCGCGTCATTTTGACAAAGTGCTGGCTACCGAAATCGCCAAACCGTCGGTGGAGGCGGCACAGTACAATATTGCCGCCAACCATATCGATAACGTACAAATAATCCGTATGTCGGCGGAAGAATTTACCCAGGCGATGCGGGGGGAACGTGAATTCACCCGTTTGAAGGGCATTGATTTGCGCAGCTATCGTTGCGAAACGATTTTTGTCGACCCGCCGCGCAGCGGGCTGGACGATGAGACGGTGAGCATGGTGCAGGCCTATCCGCGCATCCTGTATATCTCCTGCAATCCCGACTCCCTGTGCCGCAACCTCACCACGCTCGCCGCCACGCACCGTATTGAACGGCTGGCGCTGTTTGACCAGTTTCCCTACACCCATCATATGGAATGCGGCGTGTTGCTGGTGCGCAAGGCGACGGCGGGTTAACGCCGCCGGCACGCCACGCCGGCGCTTAACACCAGAAGGCAACGCCTGGACATCCCTACAAGGCCAGGCGCCGCCCGCGCGCGTCATCAAGCGGGGCATCGTTAACCGTCAGCCGGGGCGGTCATGCCGATGGCGCGAGGACGTCAGACCGGCGCCTTTTGGCTAAGAAGCAAGACAGCCAGACCTACGCGGCAAGCGATTCCCCGCACGGGGTGATGCAGGCATCAGTAATTTTCATCGCCGTCCGTTTGCGTCCGACGCAGCATTTTCAGCCGCCGGCCAATCCACAATACCAGCACCACCGCCAGAATTGACGGCACAAAATTGGAGCCGATAGCGGGGTATTCGGCGCGCACGATGGCGCTGTACACCAACAGGCCCAGCAGAAAATTTGCCGCCACCAATAGAGGATAACCCGGCGGCATCGCATGATGCTGATAACGCTGATGCAGGCAATACAGCGCCAGCGCCAGCGCGATCGGCGGAAAGAGGGAAAACGGAACGATGGCGCTAAACAGCGCGGTGAAACTGCCGTTAAGGGACAGGCCCGCAATCAGTGCCAACAGCAGCGTGCCTTTCTCTGCGAGGGGATTTTGGGTCATCTGTTACCTGCCATTATTCTGGGTAAGGGTCAGCGCTTTTTCCTGTTCGCGACGGTACCAATAAAAAGCCCCTTTGGAAATCATACGCAACTGCAGCACCAACCGCTCTTCCAGTTGGCGGCGCTGCTCTAAATCGACATCCAGCGCTTCGGCACCGGCATTGAAAACGATGATAACCATCGCTTCCGCCTGCGCTTCGGTAAAGTTGCGCGGCATATGGTTTTCAATTTCCAAATAATCGGCGAGCTCGGCAATAAAATGCTGGATTTCCCGCGCCACCGCGGCGCGAAAGGCGCTGGAGGTGCCGGAGCGTTCGCGCAGCAGCAGGCGGAAGGCATTGGGGTTGTTACCGATAAATTCCATAAATGTGGCCACCGAGGTGCGGATCACGCTCCCCCCCTTGGCGATGCGCTGACGCGCCTGGCGCATCAATTGGCGCAACATCAGGCCGCTTTCGTCCACCATGGTGAGCCCCAGCTCATCTACATCGCGGAAATGGCGGTAAAACGAGGTGGGCGCAATGCCCGCTTGGCGGGCAACTTCACGCAGGCTCAGGCTGGCGAAACTGCGTTCAGCGCTCAACTGGCTGAATGCCGCCTCAATGAGCGAACGCCGCGTCCGCTCTTTTTGTTGCGCTCTGACGCCCATATAAACCATCCAGCCTCGCAATAATCGTAAAAAAACAACTATATCAAAATTTGTTGCAACAGCGTTGATACAAACTGTGTATTTTAACGTCCCGTACGCCTTGCCACCCTCAGCGACCGGGGGGTCTGACAGGACGATCCGTGCTGTTACGGCCCACCCGCTACGTTGACAATTGGGATATGCGGGCGTTGATGTTACAATTAGGTTGTTAATTTGTATTCATCAGGTTGGGACAGCTATGCAACCAAAGTACGATTACGATGCCATTATTATCGGTTCCGGACCGGGCGGCGAAGGCGCCGCCATGGGGTTGACCAAGCGTGGCGCGCGCGTCGCGGTGATTGAGCGCTATGACAACGTCGGCGGAGGTTGCACCCATTGGGGCACCATTCCCTCCAAAGCGCTGCGCCAGGCGGTCAGCCGGATTATTGAAGTCAACCAGAGTCCGCTGCATGGCAATACCCGCCTGCCCCATACCGGTTTCGCCGATATTCTGCGCCACGCCGATCAAGTCATAAAGCAGCAAACCCATATGCGCCAGGGCTTTTACGAGCGCAACCATTGTCAGATATTCACCGGCGAGGCCAGCTTCGTCGATGAACACCGGGTGCAGATCCACTATGGCGACAATACCACCGAAATCCTGAGCGCGGAAAATATCGTCATCGCCTGCGGCTCGCGCCCCTATCATCCCCAGGATGTGGATTTTGACCATGCGCGTATTTACGATAGCGACTCTATCCTCGATTTAAAGCACGATCCCCACCATGTTATTATTTACGGTGCCGGCGTCATCGGCTGCGAGTACGCATCCATTTTTCGCGGCATGAACGTCAAGGTTGATTTGATTAACACCCGCGATCGACTGCTGGCGTTCCTCGACCAGGAGATGTCCGACGCCCTGTCTTATCATTTCTGGGAAAACGGCGTGGTTATCCGCCACAACGAGGAATACGAAGAAATCAAAGGGCTCGATGACGGCGTTGAGGTGCGTTTCCGCTCCGGTAAACGCATGAAAGCCGATTGCCTGCTTTACGCCAACGGCCGCACCGGCAATACCGACACCCTTCAGTTGGATAATGTCGGGCTGGAAGCGGACAGCCGCGGCCTGATTAAAGTCAACAGCATGTATCAAACCGCCGCGCGCCATATCTATGCGGTCGGCGATGTGATTGGCTATCCCAGCCTGGCCTCCGCGGCTTACGATCAGGGCCGTATCGCCGCACAGGTGATAATCAAAGGGCAAGCCAACGTGCAGTTGATCGAAAATATTCCCACCGGCATTTATACCATCCCCGAAATCAGCTCTGTCGGTAAAACCGAGCAAGAACTTACGGCAATGAAAGTCCCCTATGAAGTCGGACGGGCGCAGTTCAAACATCTGGCGCGGGCGCAAATCGTCGGCATGAACGTTGGCAGCCTAAAACTGTTATTTCACCGCGAGACGAAACAGATTTTGGGCATTCACTGTTTTGGCGAGCGCGCCGCCGAAATTATTCATATCGGCCAAGCCATCATGGAGCAGAAGGGGGAAGGCAATACCATCGAGTATTTCGTCAATACGACCTTCAATTACCCCACCATGGCGGAAGCTTACCGGGTTGCGGCGCTTAACGGGTTAAACCGCCTGTTTTAAGCCAGTCCCCATGTAGGCTTGCATATGGCTGCGGATACAGTCCGCCAGTTGTTCATAACGCGCGCGCAGCGGTGAACCGGGCCGGTACACCAGCGCGATAGTGCGTTTGGGCTCTGGTTTATAGCAGTTGAGATAGCAAACGCCATCCCGTTTGCGTTCCCGCGGTACCGCCAGCGAGGGCAGTAGGGTGATGCCGCTGCCCGCCGCCACCATATTACGCAGGGTTTCCAGACTGGTAGCGCGAAAGTGGGTATCTTCGTCGGCGCCGGCCTGGAAGCAGAAACCCATCGCCTGGTCGCGCAGACAGTGGCCGTCTTCCAGCATCAGCAGCCGCTCGCCGGCAAGATCCGACATCGGCACCCGATCGCGATCGGCCCAGGGATGATCGGCATAGATAGCCAACTGCATCGGTTCATCGAACAGCGGCACCTCGATAAACGCTTCCGACTCTTTCACCAGCGCCAAAATAGCGCAATCCAGCTTGCCGCTATCAAGCTGCTGCAACAGCTGACTGGTTTGTGACTCGTGCAAATACATTTCCAGCTTGGGAAAGGTCTGGTGCAGCGTCGGAACAATATGCGGCAGTAGGTAGGGCCCCACGGTGGGGATAAGACCGATATGCAGCGGCCCCGACATGGATTCTCCCTGCTGGCTGGCCATCTCGCGCAGAACTTTTACTTCCCGTAGTACCGTCCGCGCCTGATCCACCAGCAGCAGGCCGGCTTGGGTAAACAGCACTTTACGGCTGGTTCGTTCCAATAACATCACGCCCAATTCATCTTCCAGCTTGCGCACCTGTCCGCTGAGAGTGGGCTGACTAACATGGCAGGAATCGGCGGCGCGTCGGAAATGACGATGCTCGGCCAAGGCCACCAAATACTCAAGATCGCGAATGTTCATGAAGTCCTCCGTCGACGCGATAGCCCGCGTCGATAGATAGAATAGCAATCAACGATTAGCCCTATCAATAGCTAAAACCAATAATAATCCCCGCAGCAGGCTCAGGCCGCCGTTTTTCATCCATCCCGTTAATAAGGTTAGTTATGTTCCATAGTCAGGAAGGAAAGAGGGTCCCGCACGTCATATTCCATACCCGCCAGGACGATCAATGGGTGGATGTGTCAACGGATGAACTGTTCAGCCATAAGACGGTAATCGTTTTTTCACTGCCGGGGGCGTTCACGCCAACCTGCTCTTCCAGTCATTTGCCGCGTTATAACGAACTGGCGGGACTGTTTGCACAGCAGGGCGTGGACAGTATCGTCTGCCTCTCCGTTAACGATGCTTTTGTTATGAATGCCTGGCAAGCGGATCAGCATGCGGACCACATCCAATTCATTCCCGACGGCAACGGCGAATTCACCCGCGGCATGGGTATGCTGGTGGAGAAGGCGGCGCTGGGCTTCGGTCCCCGCTCTTGGCGCTACTCCATGCTGGTGCGCGACGGCGTAGTGGAAAAGATGTTCATCGAGCCGGACAAATCCGGCGATCCGTTTGAAGTGTCCGACGCCGATACGATGCTATGTTATCTGGCGCCGGGATGTCAGGTGCAGGCGTCGGTGTCGTTATTTACCAAACCCGGCTGCCCGTTTTGCACCAGAGCCAAGCAGATGCTGGTCGAGCGCGGTATGCCCTTCGAGGAAATTTTACTCGGGAAAGACGCCACCTCCGTCAGCCTGCGCGCGGTCACGGGACGCGCAACGGTGCCGCAGGTGTTTATCGGCGGCAAACATATTGGCGGCAGCGAAGAGCTGGCGGCGTTTCTGGAACAGGCGTAGGCGCGCGTCCCACGTCTAAGCGGCAGCGCCGCGGGACGTTCATTTTTGCCCCGGGCGCAGAGCCGCTCACGTCACGCCAGACGCTGTTTCGCCTCGGCGATAGCCTGCGCGATCTGTTCCGGCGCCACGCCGCCTTTCGCCTTACGCTGCGCCAGGCATGAGGTTAGCGCCAATACCGGATAGACATCATCGCCTATCACCGGGCTGAAGGCCTGTAATTGCGCCAGCGGCAGCGCCTCCAGGGGCAGCCCCTGGCGAATCGCCTCCACTACCGCCTCACCGACGATATGGTGCGCCTCGCGAAAGGGAATACCCCGCGCCACCAGATAATCCGCCAGTTCGGTGGCATTGGCATAGCCCTGCTGCGCCGCTTCACGGCAGCGCGGCGATTTCAGTTGGATGCCATCGAGCACCAGCACCGCCATGTGCAGGCAGTCAAGCCAGGTATCCAGCGCGTCAAACAACCCCTCTTTATCTTCCTGCATGTCCTTGTTATAGGCCAGCGGCAACCCCTTGAGCGTCATCATCATAGCGGTCAGCGCGCCCTGTACCCGGCCGCATTTACCGCGGATAAGCTCCAGCGCATCGGGGTTTTTCTTCTGCGGCATCAGCGACGAACCGGAGGTGACGCGATCCGATAACTCAATGAAGCCCGCCTCGCCGGTGTTAAAGAAGATGAGATCTTCGGCAAAACGGGAAAGATGTACCATGCCGATGGCCGCGTCCGACAACAACTCCAGAACGTGATCGCGATCGGAAACGCTATCCAGGCTGTTGCGGGTGGCGCCAGCGAAACCCAGCCAGCCGGCCAGCCGATCGCGATCGATAGCGTAAGCGGTGCCGGCTAACGCGCCGGCGCCGAGCGGGCTGACGTCCAGCCGTGTTAATGTGTCGCGCAGGCGGCTTTCGTCGCGGGACAGCATCTCGCCGTAGGCCAGACACCAATGGGCGAAGGTGACCGGTTGCGCGCGCTGCAAATGGGTATAGCCGGGCATCACGACGTCCTGATTGGCCTCGGCGGTGAGCACCAGCGCCTGCTGCAATTGGCGAATTGCGCCAAGCAGCTCGGCGACTTGCGCTTTGCACCACAGCTTCAGATCCGTCGCCACCTGGTCGTTGCGGCTGCGCCCGGTATGCAGCTTCTTGCCCAAGTCGCCCACCTTCTCAATCAAGCGCTGCTCCACCCAGCTGTGAATATCTTCCGCATCGCTGGCGAGGATGGCCTGCGGCGCGGCGCGCACTTCTTCCAGGGTGACGTTCAGGGCGTCTTCCAGCTGCTGTTGTTCCGTTTCGCTCAATACCCCAACGGTGACCAGCGCGCGGGACCAGGCCACGGAGCCAACAATATCCTGCTCGGCCAGGCGATAATCGAACCGCAGCGAGTCGTTAAAAGATTTAAAACGTTGATCCGCCGCCTGACTGAACCGTCCGCCCCAAAGTGCCATAACCTGCTCTCCTGAAAACCATGCTGACCCGCGCCGTCGCGCGCGGGCAATGTGAGGGCGCGGCCTCATGCCGCGCCGTAAGAGGGTAATATCAAACCGGCCGGCGACCGAAGCGGCCGGCGGCGCCGAGAATCAGGCCAATATGCGGGTGCCGATGGCAACGCCGTTGAACAACGCCGGCAGCTGCTCGGCGTGACGCCAGCTGGCGATATCCACCGGCCTGCCCAGCGTACGTGCCGCATCGAGCGCGGCATTGACCTTCACTATCATACCGTCGGTGATGATCCCCTGTTCGATCAGCTGTTCGGCTTTCTGCGCCGTCATTTCCGCAATGCGCTGGCCTTTGCCGTCGAGGATCCCGCTGACGTCGGACAGCAGGATCAGATCCGCGCCCAGGGTGGCGGCCAACGCGGTCGCCGCCTGATCGGCGTTAACGTTCATCAATTCGCCATCGGCGGTGATCCCGATAGAACTGATGACGGGCAGATAGCCCGCGTCCAAGAGCGTGGTCAGCAGCGCCGGTGAACCGGGATGCGCATGGCCGACATGGCCCAGCGCCGGGTCAAGCGGCGT
This region includes:
- the murI gene encoding glutamate racemase, which codes for MATRLQDGNSISPGPMLSDGSTAKRPTILVFDSGVGGLSIYDEVRQTLPDAHYLYVFDNEAFPYGEKPEQFIVDRVVAIVGAMWRLHKLDMVIVACNTASTISLPALRERFPCPIIGVVPAIKPAARLTRNGIVGLLATRATVQRSYTHDLISQFAGDCQILQLGTAELVDMAEAKLHGEMVPLPVLRKLLRPWLRAVEPPDTVVLGCTHFPLLSPELQSVLPEGTRLVDSGSAIARRAAWLVEHDIDVNGLQGEAGPNRAYCLATTPQAVALMPALTRYGFGSLGKLTL
- the btuB gene encoding TonB-dependent vitamin B12 receptor BtuB yields the protein MSKTKTTVLVTLSVTAFSGWGQDNNAATQAAGGQALIVTANRFPQPVSSVLAPVSVVTREDIDRAQIKSVAEALSRLPGVDIGQNGGLGQQSSLFIRGTNASHALVLIDGVRMNQAGISGASDLSQIPIALVQRIEYIRGPRSAVYGSDAIGGVVNIITTREQDGSTLSAGMGSHGYQTYDGATRQQLGENTTATLAGNYTYTRGFDVRANLPDNYGDPAQPDRDGFMSKTLYAALEHRFNEQFSGFTRTYGFNNRSAYDGTYSYSDPNHLDALPDTRQLYSRTWDTGLRFQQGIYASQLSFSYNHTKDYNYDPHYGPYADSATLDDSKQYYLQWGNTLQIAQGTASAGVDWQKQTTEPGTDYLSDGYQQRNTGLYATVQQLYGPVTLEGAAREDNNSQFGWHGTWQGSAAWEVVDGYRLLLSYGTAYKAPNLGQLYSAYGGNAQLDPEQSKQWEGGIEGLTGPLDWRLSAYRNDIDDMIAWDTGSETYYNIGKARIKGLEWTGSFTTGVLAHQVTLEYLDPRDAKTNEILARRAKQQVKYQLDWLVANIDWSLNYRYLGQRWDTNYNTNQRVRLGGVSLWDIAASYPLTTRLTVRGRLANVFDKNYETAYGYQTAGREFYLTGTYAF
- the trmA gene encoding tRNA (uridine(54)-C5)-methyltransferase TrmA; this translates as MTPQTLPLDQYEHQLTEKANRLRQMMLAFQAPEAQIFRSRPAHYRMRAEFRIWHDEDDLYHIMFDQQTKARIRIDHFMAGSALINTLMTEMMTAIRPDPVLRAKLFQIDYLTTLSGEAVVTLIYHRPLDDAWRDGAARLRDTLRARGYHIQLIGRANKTKICLDRDYVDERLPVAGRTLIYRQIENSFTQPNADINIHMLEWALAATEGAQGDLLELYCGNGNFSLALARHFDKVLATEIAKPSVEAAQYNIAANHIDNVQIIRMSAEEFTQAMRGEREFTRLKGIDLRSYRCETIFVDPPRSGLDDETVSMVQAYPRILYISCNPDSLCRNLTTLAATHRIERLALFDQFPYTHHMECGVLLVRKATAG
- a CDS encoding YijD family membrane protein, which encodes MTQNPLAEKGTLLLALIAGLSLNGSFTALFSAIVPFSLFPPIALALALYCLHQRYQHHAMPPGYPLLVAANFLLGLLVYSAIVRAEYPAIGSNFVPSILAVVLVLWIGRRLKMLRRTQTDGDENY
- the fabR gene encoding HTH-type transcriptional repressor FabR; amino-acid sequence: MGVRAQQKERTRRSLIEAAFSQLSAERSFASLSLREVARQAGIAPTSFYRHFRDVDELGLTMVDESGLMLRQLMRQARQRIAKGGSVIRTSVATFMEFIGNNPNAFRLLLRERSGTSSAFRAAVAREIQHFIAELADYLEIENHMPRNFTEAQAEAMVIIVFNAGAEALDVDLEQRRQLEERLVLQLRMISKGAFYWYRREQEKALTLTQNNGR
- the sthA gene encoding Si-specific NAD(P)(+) transhydrogenase; this encodes MQPKYDYDAIIIGSGPGGEGAAMGLTKRGARVAVIERYDNVGGGCTHWGTIPSKALRQAVSRIIEVNQSPLHGNTRLPHTGFADILRHADQVIKQQTHMRQGFYERNHCQIFTGEASFVDEHRVQIHYGDNTTEILSAENIVIACGSRPYHPQDVDFDHARIYDSDSILDLKHDPHHVIIYGAGVIGCEYASIFRGMNVKVDLINTRDRLLAFLDQEMSDALSYHFWENGVVIRHNEEYEEIKGLDDGVEVRFRSGKRMKADCLLYANGRTGNTDTLQLDNVGLEADSRGLIKVNSMYQTAARHIYAVGDVIGYPSLASAAYDQGRIAAQVIIKGQANVQLIENIPTGIYTIPEISSVGKTEQELTAMKVPYEVGRAQFKHLARAQIVGMNVGSLKLLFHRETKQILGIHCFGERAAEIIHIGQAIMEQKGEGNTIEYFVNTTFNYPTMAEAYRVAALNGLNRLF
- the oxyR gene encoding DNA-binding transcriptional regulator OxyR, giving the protein MNIRDLEYLVALAEHRHFRRAADSCHVSQPTLSGQVRKLEDELGVMLLERTSRKVLFTQAGLLLVDQARTVLREVKVLREMASQQGESMSGPLHIGLIPTVGPYLLPHIVPTLHQTFPKLEMYLHESQTSQLLQQLDSGKLDCAILALVKESEAFIEVPLFDEPMQLAIYADHPWADRDRVPMSDLAGERLLMLEDGHCLRDQAMGFCFQAGADEDTHFRATSLETLRNMVAAGSGITLLPSLAVPRERKRDGVCYLNCYKPEPKRTIALVYRPGSPLRARYEQLADCIRSHMQAYMGTGLKQAV
- a CDS encoding glutathione peroxidase; this translates as MFHSQEGKRVPHVIFHTRQDDQWVDVSTDELFSHKTVIVFSLPGAFTPTCSSSHLPRYNELAGLFAQQGVDSIVCLSVNDAFVMNAWQADQHADHIQFIPDGNGEFTRGMGMLVEKAALGFGPRSWRYSMLVRDGVVEKMFIEPDKSGDPFEVSDADTMLCYLAPGCQVQASVSLFTKPGCPFCTRAKQMLVERGMPFEEILLGKDATSVSLRAVTGRATVPQVFIGGKHIGGSEELAAFLEQA